From one Candidatus Chromulinivorax destructor genomic stretch:
- a CDS encoding DciA family protein, producing MENVKNILDSLLQPSIHNEAWKLNLIKNWPTIIGSLHEKVSLQKIHATSVVLGVHDSSWIQELYLLSKIILKKINSNLDSPRIVTLRFQCIEKKETIVKKKPVIFSIKKKRDLQPQESKALSKINDPQLSSALQGFLQRCLQ from the coding sequence GTGGAAAACGTTAAAAATATTTTAGATTCATTACTGCAACCAAGCATTCATAACGAAGCTTGGAAACTTAATTTAATCAAAAACTGGCCGACAATCATCGGATCTCTTCACGAAAAAGTATCATTACAAAAAATACATGCAACGTCAGTTGTCCTTGGAGTACATGATTCAAGCTGGATACAAGAACTCTATTTGCTTTCAAAAATTATTTTAAAAAAAATAAACAGCAATCTGGACTCACCACGAATTGTAACCCTTCGGTTTCAATGTATAGAAAAAAAAGAGACAATTGTTAAAAAAAAGCCTGTAATTTTTTCTATTAAAAAGAAAAGAGACTTACAACCTCAAGAATCAAAAGCTTTATCAAAAATCAATGATCCGCAATTGTCTTCTGCTTTACAAGGATTTTTACAACGATGCCTTCAATAA
- a CDS encoding UDP-N-acetylglucosamine--N-acetylmuramyl-(pentapeptide) pyrophosphoryl-undecaprenol N-acetylglucosamine transferase, whose protein sequence is MPSITTALLTLCFVAGKSGGHMLPCITQAEKILYAQPTSKIYLFSSGTDLDSKIMDKHQKIEHYIPACLDSIPYKTPWLFPQFIYNLAAYFLNSIYKLSIIKPKKIISFGGLNSIPVCLAGKLLGIPFDVYELNVEPGQSIKFLSCFTDTIHICFSQTAQYFQHKQCVVTPYPIRFNQEDRIYNKEELLKKFNLSCDKKTIVILGGSQGSVFINQAIKSCMMNKNLAQKVQIIHQTGMHDQDGYKEFYEKNNIPAVVFAYNEQLQNVYNLADLVICRAGAGTLFEVNFFGKRCIIIPLQTDLNDHQLQNAYAMQNMHPESFDVVLQNDNIKTLEQAIISSLDL, encoded by the coding sequence ATGCCTTCAATAACAACTGCTTTGTTAACACTCTGTTTTGTTGCAGGAAAATCTGGTGGACACATGCTTCCTTGCATAACTCAAGCAGAAAAAATACTTTACGCGCAGCCTACAAGTAAAATCTATCTTTTTTCATCAGGAACAGATCTTGATAGTAAAATTATGGATAAACATCAAAAAATAGAACACTATATACCAGCATGTTTAGATAGCATTCCCTATAAAACACCCTGGCTTTTTCCACAGTTTATATACAATCTTGCAGCTTACTTTCTTAACTCAATATATAAACTATCAATAATCAAACCTAAAAAAATTATCAGCTTTGGTGGCCTTAATTCAATTCCGGTCTGCCTTGCAGGAAAATTACTTGGCATTCCCTTTGATGTCTATGAGCTCAATGTAGAACCCGGTCAATCAATTAAATTTTTATCATGCTTTACCGATACCATTCATATCTGCTTTTCTCAAACAGCTCAATATTTTCAACATAAACAATGTGTTGTAACGCCCTATCCAATTCGATTTAATCAAGAAGATCGAATTTATAACAAAGAAGAACTTTTAAAAAAATTCAACCTTTCTTGCGATAAAAAAACGATTGTCATTCTTGGTGGTTCGCAAGGCTCAGTCTTTATTAATCAAGCAATTAAAAGCTGTATGATGAATAAAAATCTTGCCCAGAAAGTACAAATTATTCACCAAACAGGCATGCATGATCAAGATGGCTATAAAGAATTTTATGAAAAAAACAACATTCCAGCAGTCGTCTTTGCCTACAATGAACAGCTGCAAAATGTATACAATCTTGCAGACCTTGTAATTTGCCGAGCAGGTGCTGGTACACTATTTGAAGTGAATTTTTTTGGTAAACGTTGTATTATTATTCCTCTGCAAACAGATCTCAACGATCACCAATTACAAAATGCTTACGCAATGCAAAACATGCACCCTGAAAGTTTTGATGTCGTCTTACAAAATGACAACATCAAAACTCTTGAACAGGCAATCATATCATCACTAGACTTATAA
- a CDS encoding transglycosylase domain-containing protein, protein MLIQSVAKKLLISGILFFACCAGAFVFMMHSRSVDFSILENYNPGQPSILLDDQGRQWGKFQLDRRKFVPLENMPQSLLDAFIATEDHAFYHHHGLSLRGILRSVFVNVYYGKKAQGASTITQQLVRLLFFDAKKTFIRKVKEQLFALLVECQFTKDQILETYLNHVYFGHGIYGVQAASQRFWNKNVADLTLDQAAVLAGMVRAPVYYSPIVSPLPAQRRRNTVLKIMQRRKFITQEMSEQAQQVELEVVDAEVDMIAPHLKEMIRLYLEELVGKQQLYSGGLIIQTTMNYDIQKAAEKAFSDKVAALKIQLSRSVDGALLSITPGTGEIKALIGGYDFKTSKFNRAIQAKRQMGSIFKPLVYAAALEQGMSLIDTEIDEPIEIKQGNQIWKPQNNTNQFIGISTLARALSYSNNMVAIKTLLKIGVDKPIELAQRCHISSVMHRYPSLALGSLDITLLQAVGAFNVFANNGIYTQPHYIRWVKNKLGVKIIKIDAVQERVMDCAVSSQILKVLTVGIHRLKSSIGQNWFGGDAAGKTGTTNDSRTCWFCGCTPDLTTGIYIGDDGNKSLGQKIYGSKTSFPIWFNLHKEIQLAPKKFYYDPSLHEVLVNWKTGVICNDKNNPEVVSLLI, encoded by the coding sequence GTGCTTATACAGAGTGTAGCAAAAAAATTATTAATCAGTGGAATTTTATTTTTTGCATGTTGTGCTGGCGCATTTGTTTTTATGATGCATAGCAGGTCTGTAGATTTTTCTATACTTGAAAATTATAATCCTGGCCAACCATCAATTTTGCTTGATGATCAAGGTCGGCAGTGGGGTAAATTTCAGTTAGATCGTCGAAAATTTGTCCCATTAGAAAATATGCCTCAATCATTATTAGATGCATTTATTGCAACTGAAGATCATGCTTTTTATCATCATCATGGACTTTCTTTACGTGGGATTTTAAGGTCAGTTTTTGTGAACGTTTACTATGGAAAAAAAGCTCAAGGTGCAAGCACCATCACCCAGCAATTAGTACGATTACTTTTTTTTGATGCAAAAAAAACTTTTATACGAAAAGTAAAAGAACAGCTTTTTGCACTTTTAGTAGAGTGTCAATTTACCAAAGATCAGATACTTGAAACCTATTTAAATCATGTTTATTTTGGGCATGGAATTTATGGAGTGCAGGCAGCATCACAACGTTTTTGGAATAAAAATGTTGCCGACTTAACACTTGATCAAGCAGCTGTTCTTGCAGGAATGGTTAGAGCACCAGTTTATTATTCTCCTATTGTTTCGCCTTTGCCAGCTCAAAGAAGGAGAAACACTGTTTTAAAAATTATGCAACGACGCAAATTTATTACCCAAGAAATGAGTGAACAAGCTCAACAAGTTGAACTTGAAGTTGTTGATGCTGAAGTTGATATGATTGCTCCACATTTAAAAGAGATGATTAGATTGTATCTTGAAGAGCTTGTAGGCAAGCAGCAACTGTATTCAGGTGGTCTTATTATTCAAACTACCATGAACTATGACATCCAAAAAGCTGCAGAAAAAGCATTTTCTGATAAGGTAGCCGCATTAAAAATTCAATTATCACGATCTGTCGATGGTGCATTATTATCAATAACTCCTGGGACAGGAGAAATTAAAGCACTTATCGGAGGTTATGATTTTAAAACATCAAAATTTAATCGTGCAATTCAGGCAAAAAGACAAATGGGTTCAATTTTTAAACCTTTGGTATATGCTGCGGCCTTAGAACAAGGAATGTCACTTATTGATACGGAAATTGATGAGCCAATTGAGATTAAACAAGGTAATCAGATTTGGAAGCCCCAAAATAACACCAATCAATTTATTGGTATTTCAACATTAGCGCGAGCATTGTCCTATTCAAATAATATGGTTGCAATTAAAACATTACTTAAAATTGGTGTTGATAAACCAATAGAATTAGCTCAAAGATGCCATATTAGTTCCGTTATGCATCGTTATCCCTCACTTGCATTAGGTTCATTAGATATTACTTTATTGCAAGCTGTTGGAGCGTTTAATGTTTTTGCTAATAATGGGATTTACACCCAGCCTCATTATATTCGTTGGGTTAAAAATAAATTGGGTGTAAAAATTATAAAAATTGATGCAGTGCAAGAACGAGTAATGGATTGTGCTGTTTCAAGTCAAATTTTAAAAGTTTTAACCGTTGGGATACATCGATTAAAAAGTTCGATTGGTCAAAATTGGTTTGGGGGAGATGCTGCCGGCAAAACGGGTACAACTAATGATTCTCGAACATGCTGGTTTTGTGGTTGCACGCCAGATTTAACGACCGGTATTTATATTGGAGATGATGGAAATAAATCGCTTGGCCAAAAAATATACGGTTCAAAAACTTCATTTCCTATCTGGTTTAATCTACATAAAGAGATTCAATTGGCTCCTAAAAAATTTTATTATGATCCTTCGCTTCATGAAGTGCTCGTGAATTGGAAGACAGGTGTTATCTGTAATGATAAAAACAACCCTGAAGTTGTATCTTTGTTGATTTAA
- a CDS encoding PASTA domain-containing protein produces the protein MKKINYFLLQIRKAFWLFPFLAFGFGYFFLQFLLTDHTIATPTLLGKNILQATQICSELKLNLRIIAEKEVADVPAGTIIKQKPMVNKYIKQHQSIFIVITKTPEAMYTPNFVTKHSNFIEASCQDLGIKNKTYLIESAYPKGQCFGQMPLPDQALPLKKMSCYISSGNNQKYIFPDLVNLPLVDVIDFLQKYEISCDVYYKDHKITAPFHHQYMVVNQKPLAGTFVQPNNQLYVQLQVALP, from the coding sequence ATGAAAAAAATTAATTACTTTTTGCTTCAAATACGTAAAGCTTTTTGGCTATTTCCTTTTCTTGCCTTTGGCTTTGGATATTTTTTTCTTCAATTTTTACTTACCGATCATACCATTGCAACGCCAACACTGCTTGGTAAAAATATCTTACAAGCTACTCAAATTTGCTCTGAACTCAAATTAAACTTAAGAATTATTGCTGAAAAAGAAGTTGCTGATGTTCCTGCGGGAACTATTATTAAACAAAAACCTATGGTAAATAAATACATAAAACAACATCAATCAATCTTTATTGTCATAACAAAAACGCCAGAAGCTATGTATACTCCAAATTTTGTTACAAAACATAGTAATTTTATTGAAGCGTCATGCCAAGATCTAGGAATTAAAAATAAAACATATCTTATTGAATCTGCTTATCCAAAAGGACAATGCTTTGGACAGATGCCCTTACCAGATCAGGCCTTACCTTTAAAAAAAATGAGCTGTTATATCTCTTCAGGAAACAACCAAAAATATATTTTCCCTGATCTTGTAAATCTACCACTTGTAGATGTCATAGATTTTTTACAAAAATATGAAATCAGTTGCGATGTTTATTACAAAGATCACAAAATAACAGCTCCATTTCATCATCAATATATGGTAGTCAATCAAAAACCTCTTGCTGGAACTTTTGTACAACCAAACAATCAATTGTATGTTCAACTACAAGTCGCCTTACCATAA
- the uppS gene encoding polyprenyl diphosphate synthase has protein sequence MITHLACVMDGNRRWATQQGQLPWLGHKAGVATVEMVIKFALQHGISYLSLYTFSLENFNRSLLEQSYLFEIIVSQAEKKIELFIQQNVKIKFLGQLSKFPENIQAICQRIEHKTAQGNALHVNFLFGYGGRQEIFNAAQSLCQQAIQGKSVSLDLFESHLLTTGMPDPDLIIRTGGVQRLSNFLLYQSAYAEIRFLDTLWPDLTEQQLLQTVVHAVQAQKNLGK, from the coding sequence ATGATTACTCATTTAGCATGTGTAATGGATGGTAACCGTCGTTGGGCTACGCAGCAAGGACAACTGCCTTGGTTAGGCCATAAAGCTGGCGTTGCAACGGTTGAAATGGTTATTAAATTTGCTCTGCAACATGGAATTTCATATCTATCGCTGTATACATTTTCTCTTGAAAATTTTAATCGGTCATTGCTTGAGCAATCATATTTATTTGAGATTATTGTAAGCCAAGCAGAGAAAAAAATAGAATTATTCATACAACAAAATGTAAAAATTAAATTTCTTGGACAACTTTCAAAGTTTCCTGAAAATATTCAAGCAATTTGCCAAAGAATAGAACACAAAACTGCTCAAGGAAATGCTTTGCATGTTAATTTCTTATTTGGGTATGGTGGCAGGCAAGAAATTTTTAATGCTGCACAAAGTCTATGTCAGCAGGCTATTCAAGGAAAATCTGTTTCTTTAGATCTATTTGAATCTCATTTGTTAACAACAGGAATGCCTGATCCTGATTTGATCATACGGACTGGTGGTGTGCAACGATTAAGTAATTTTTTATTATACCAAAGTGCGTATGCAGAAATTAGATTTCTTGATACATTGTGGCCAGATTTAACAGAACAACAACTTTTACAAACAGTTGTTCATGCAGTACAAGCTCAAAAGAATCTGGGCAAGTAA
- a CDS encoding HAD family hydrolase, with amino-acid sequence MKYKAIIFDMDGTIISTENMWQAATQNILDIYASHLDQDKKEEIKVYLKGLALYESCKYIQKHSLQDVSVEEILEEKARQAHHLYASQGLSFIPHFEAFHAKVKDCNLKHAIATNATQETVDKTLTMLPLRNFFAEHIYNVDMVNRVCKPKPDIFLHAAKNIDVAPELCIVIEDSAHGIKAAKAAGMYCIAINTGKDRHLLGEADEIVDCYTEIDLDKLLQRIQS; translated from the coding sequence ATGAAATACAAAGCAATTATTTTTGATATGGATGGAACCATTATATCAACAGAAAATATGTGGCAGGCGGCAACGCAAAATATCTTAGATATCTATGCAAGCCATTTAGATCAAGATAAAAAAGAAGAAATCAAAGTATACCTCAAAGGCCTTGCTCTGTATGAAAGCTGTAAATATATACAAAAACATTCATTACAAGATGTTTCGGTTGAAGAAATTTTAGAAGAAAAAGCTCGCCAAGCTCACCATTTGTATGCATCACAAGGACTTTCATTTATTCCTCATTTTGAAGCTTTTCATGCAAAAGTTAAAGATTGTAATTTAAAACATGCAATCGCAACCAATGCAACACAAGAAACGGTCGATAAAACTTTAACAATGCTTCCGTTAAGAAATTTCTTTGCTGAACATATTTATAATGTTGATATGGTCAACAGAGTTTGCAAACCAAAACCTGATATCTTTTTACACGCAGCAAAAAATATTGACGTTGCACCTGAACTTTGTATCGTTATCGAAGATTCAGCTCATGGCATTAAAGCTGCTAAAGCTGCTGGTATGTACTGTATTGCTATCAACACAGGAAAAGATCGTCATCTTTTAGGTGAAGCGGATGAAATTGTTGATTGTTACACAGAAATCGATTTAGATAAGTTACTACAACGCATACAATCATAA
- a CDS encoding HAD family hydrolase encodes MKTSHKILLLLSFILGLTAIGYVTSHQKSEKKYSAIIFDMDGTTVDTDHLWKIGNAPILDSHAPHLSQDEKNKITQQFHTLTIYEVWKCVQGHCSIDISSDEIIDENIKHLHTIYQTQGISYIPHFDKFHAQVKERGLKTAIATSSQKETVDIIIKVVGLDKIFEEHIYHVDHVNRAYKPKPDVYLHAAKMLGVQPCKCIAIEDSATGIKAAKAAGMYCIGINTGKNRDNLKQADEIVECYSEIDLDRLLQ; translated from the coding sequence ATGAAAACTTCACATAAAATTCTTCTACTTCTCTCATTTATACTTGGATTAACTGCAATCGGGTATGTAACATCTCATCAAAAATCTGAAAAAAAATATAGCGCTATTATTTTTGATATGGATGGTACAACCGTTGATACCGATCATTTATGGAAAATAGGAAATGCCCCTATTCTTGACTCTCATGCTCCCCACTTAAGCCAAGATGAAAAAAATAAAATTACTCAACAGTTTCATACACTGACTATTTATGAAGTTTGGAAATGCGTACAAGGTCACTGCTCTATTGATATTTCATCAGATGAAATTATTGATGAAAACATTAAGCATCTTCATACTATCTATCAAACACAAGGCATTTCATACATTCCACATTTTGATAAATTTCACGCTCAAGTCAAAGAACGTGGTTTAAAAACAGCTATCGCAACAAGCTCGCAAAAAGAGACGGTCGATATCATTATAAAAGTTGTTGGACTTGATAAAATTTTTGAAGAACATATTTATCATGTTGATCATGTCAACAGAGCATACAAGCCAAAACCTGATGTATATTTACATGCTGCTAAAATGCTTGGCGTTCAACCTTGCAAGTGCATAGCAATTGAAGATTCTGCAACTGGAATTAAAGCTGCAAAAGCTGCTGGAATGTATTGTATTGGTATTAATACTGGTAAAAACAGAGATAATTTAAAGCAAGCTGATGAGATTGTAGAATGTTATTCAGAAATTGATTTGGATAGGTTATTACAATAA
- a CDS encoding HAD family hydrolase: MILKLIMALHSMLTPSYAVTLLKVKPMQQKIQAIIFDMDGTVLDTEILWEQGNKHILSTYAPHLTSEQVDEILHHRKGIRTPDELAEMLRQHCPEQMTTEDIRTIKTAYVFYLYETQGISFIPHFDEFHTKLHRQGLKSAIATNATGQALEKIVIKTPLRNYFNEHVYTIDKVNSRYKPNPDIYLHAAEKLGVDPKNCIAIEDTKGGIKAAKAAGMYCIGINTGKNRENLKQADLIVECYSEINLDKLLQ; the protein is encoded by the coding sequence ATGATTTTAAAATTAATTATGGCATTACATTCTATGCTTACACCATCATATGCCGTTACACTGCTGAAAGTAAAACCTATGCAACAAAAAATTCAAGCAATTATATTTGATATGGATGGCACGGTTCTTGATACAGAAATTTTATGGGAACAAGGAAATAAACATATTCTTTCTACCTATGCACCACATCTGACGTCTGAACAAGTTGATGAAATACTACATCACCGCAAAGGCATCAGAACTCCTGATGAACTTGCAGAAATGTTACGTCAGCATTGCCCTGAGCAGATGACAACAGAAGATATCAGAACTATAAAAACAGCGTATGTTTTTTATTTATATGAAACACAGGGAATATCTTTTATTCCTCATTTTGATGAATTTCATACTAAATTGCATCGCCAAGGGCTCAAAAGTGCAATTGCAACAAATGCTACAGGACAAGCTCTTGAAAAAATAGTGATAAAAACACCATTAAGAAACTATTTTAATGAACATGTTTATACCATAGACAAAGTAAATTCTCGATACAAACCAAACCCGGATATATATCTTCACGCAGCTGAAAAATTAGGTGTTGATCCTAAAAATTGTATCGCAATTGAAGACACCAAGGGTGGGATTAAAGCCGCAAAAGCTGCTGGCATGTATTGTATTGGTATTAATACAGGTAAAAATAGAGAAAATTTAAAGCAAGCTGACCTGATTGTAGAATGTTATTCAGAAATTAATCTTGATAAATTATTGCAGTAA
- a CDS encoding metal ABC transporter solute-binding protein, Zn/Mn family → MKFKSIIFIFLTLITIIYAILIYQISLSTYTKTKPYIVCTTTIIHDTVKNICKDTVELVALMGPGIDPHLYKPVESDIFKIASADIIFYNGLHLEAKMGELFEILAKHQTTVAVTQDIPTNLLLPVMGYQTIYDPHVWFDISLWMNAVETVYQALIVKIPEHADLYRQNKINYLQRLETALQQSQQMMSTIPIEKRVLITAHDAFSYFGRLYGCKVVALQGISTESSPGAYDVQEIIQLIYTQKIPAIFIESSIPIKNILAIQEGVAAYGYHVNLGGQLYSDALGCKGSQGATYIDMIMHNMQTIVSALQ, encoded by the coding sequence ATGAAATTCAAATCTATTATTTTTATTTTTCTGACGCTTATTACGATTATCTATGCAATCCTCATCTATCAAATAAGCTTATCGACTTATACAAAAACAAAACCATACATTGTCTGCACAACAACGATAATTCATGATACTGTAAAAAATATTTGCAAAGATACCGTAGAACTTGTTGCTTTAATGGGACCAGGAATTGATCCTCATCTTTATAAACCTGTAGAAAGTGATATTTTCAAAATAGCATCTGCTGATATTATTTTTTATAACGGTCTTCATTTAGAAGCAAAAATGGGAGAACTTTTTGAAATTTTAGCAAAACATCAAACTACTGTAGCAGTCACTCAAGATATTCCGACCAACCTTTTATTACCAGTCATGGGTTATCAAACTATCTATGATCCGCATGTTTGGTTTGATATATCATTATGGATGAACGCTGTTGAAACTGTCTACCAAGCATTGATTGTAAAAATCCCTGAGCATGCTGATCTCTACAGGCAAAACAAAATTAATTATCTACAAAGACTTGAAACAGCTTTACAACAGAGTCAACAGATGATGTCTACTATTCCCATAGAAAAAAGAGTTTTAATAACTGCTCATGATGCTTTTTCATATTTTGGCAGGCTTTATGGGTGTAAAGTAGTTGCTCTGCAAGGCATTAGTACGGAAAGTTCTCCTGGAGCATACGATGTACAAGAAATTATTCAATTAATTTATACCCAAAAAATTCCAGCAATTTTTATCGAATCCAGCATTCCCATAAAAAATATCCTGGCAATTCAGGAAGGCGTTGCTGCATACGGTTATCATGTTAACCTTGGAGGGCAACTCTATTCTGATGCACTTGGCTGCAAAGGTAGCCAAGGAGCAACATATATCGATATGATCATGCATAACATGCAAACAATTGTCAGCGCATTGCAATAA
- a CDS encoding metal ABC transporter ATP-binding protein, with the protein MKYALVVTNLSVAFQQTIALHDIEFSIPTGKLVAIIGPNGSGKTTLIRSIMGLITPTKGTIFIANQLKEGSSKKIAYISQRSCVDWNFPATSLDVVIMGSYGQLRFCQSPGKKERELALQALAQVGMMEYANTAIKELSGGQQQRLFIARALVQDAEIYLLDEPFVGVDATTETIVFNLFKQLTQRNKTIIVVHHDLLTVKRHFDTVMFINKTIIACGPTADVMTSYNIQKTFPHYIDTTSLVSSDFS; encoded by the coding sequence ATGAAATATGCTCTTGTTGTTACCAATCTTTCAGTTGCTTTTCAGCAAACAATTGCTCTGCATGATATAGAATTTTCTATACCTACCGGTAAACTTGTTGCGATTATTGGACCTAACGGAAGCGGTAAGACAACCCTTATACGTTCTATTATGGGGCTTATTACTCCTACAAAGGGGACTATTTTTATTGCAAATCAACTGAAAGAAGGATCATCTAAAAAAATAGCTTATATTTCACAACGATCGTGCGTTGATTGGAATTTTCCGGCAACAAGCCTTGATGTCGTCATCATGGGGTCTTACGGTCAATTACGTTTTTGCCAATCTCCTGGAAAAAAAGAAAGAGAATTAGCATTACAAGCACTTGCTCAAGTAGGCATGATGGAATACGCAAACACAGCAATTAAAGAACTTTCTGGTGGCCAACAACAGCGACTTTTTATCGCTCGAGCATTAGTTCAAGATGCAGAAATATATCTTTTAGATGAGCCATTTGTTGGAGTAGATGCCACGACAGAAACTATAGTTTTTAATCTATTCAAACAACTTACACAACGTAATAAAACTATCATTGTCGTGCACCATGATCTTTTAACCGTTAAAAGACATTTTGACACTGTTATGTTTATCAATAAAACTATCATAGCATGTGGCCCAACAGCAGATGTTATGACGAGTTACAACATACAAAAAACATTTCCTCATTATATTGATACAACATCATTAGTATCGTCTGATTTTTCATGA
- a CDS encoding metal ABC transporter permease — MTLDYTFYKILIGTGLVGITTGILGCFTLLNRQSLLGDTIAHATLPGLTGMFLIMHQQSYFWLLCGAGLSGFIGAVCVTLITRHTCLQQDGALGIVLSTFFALGTIFLTMIQKLPHAHQAGIDKFLFGQAATILNHDIVILSCITLIVIVTVALLWKELTLITFDKEYAASIGIPVKKITTILTILLVLTIIVGLQTVGLILISSFLIAPALAARQWTTCLHTTVFLSIGLSLLATSTGTYISCLAPHLPTGPIIVIIATIITCLSMLLSHR, encoded by the coding sequence ATGACACTTGATTATACATTTTATAAAATTTTAATTGGTACTGGCTTAGTAGGTATTACAACCGGAATATTAGGGTGTTTTACGCTCTTAAATAGACAAAGTCTTTTAGGTGATACGATAGCTCATGCAACCCTACCAGGCTTAACAGGAATGTTTTTAATCATGCATCAACAATCATATTTTTGGTTGTTATGCGGAGCTGGCTTATCAGGATTTATTGGAGCTGTGTGCGTAACTTTAATAACAAGGCACACTTGCTTACAGCAAGATGGAGCCCTTGGTATTGTTTTATCAACTTTTTTTGCTCTTGGGACTATTTTTTTAACCATGATTCAAAAACTTCCTCATGCCCACCAAGCAGGGATTGATAAATTTCTTTTTGGACAAGCTGCAACGATCTTAAATCATGACATTGTGATTCTCAGTTGCATTACTCTCATCGTTATCGTAACTGTTGCCTTGCTATGGAAAGAACTAACGCTTATTACATTTGATAAAGAATACGCTGCATCAATAGGCATTCCCGTAAAAAAAATTACGACAATTTTAACGATTTTGCTGGTCTTAACCATTATTGTTGGATTGCAAACAGTTGGTCTTATTTTAATCAGTTCATTTTTAATTGCTCCTGCACTTGCAGCACGTCAATGGACTACCTGCCTGCATACAACTGTTTTTCTGAGTATTGGATTAAGCTTGCTGGCAACATCAACGGGGACCTATATCAGCTGCCTTGCTCCTCACTTGCCAACAGGGCCCATTATTGTAATTATTGCAACAATTATTACCTGTTTATCAATGCTCTTATCCCATAGATAG
- a CDS encoding metal ABC transporter permease, whose translation MIFIYLQLIILTMVTAVACALPGNFLLLRGNALISDALSHAILFGIVVMFLIIQDINSPYIFMGAVGTGIISVIITEYLTITGRMYQDTAIGLLFPFLFSCAVLLINQYANNVHLDTDAIILGELAFAPFHRIYILGYDCGPVALATMSCITIINILYVYYFYKELKITTFDPAYATTIDYNASWFHYSLMIITSITIINAFQTTGTILVISFIITPPATAYLITKKLDEMIIASCLLSIVGVGIGFIIAHHYNSSIAGSIALANGCMFFITMLAVKISIQVI comes from the coding sequence ATGATTTTTATATACTTACAACTGATTATTCTTACCATGGTAACAGCAGTTGCATGCGCATTGCCTGGAAATTTTTTGCTGTTACGAGGCAATGCTTTGATAAGCGATGCTTTAAGTCATGCTATTTTATTTGGTATTGTTGTGATGTTTTTAATCATACAAGATATCAACTCACCCTATATTTTTATGGGAGCTGTTGGAACAGGCATCATAAGCGTTATAATTACTGAATATTTAACTATAACAGGCCGAATGTATCAAGACACAGCTATTGGATTATTATTTCCGTTTCTTTTTTCTTGCGCTGTTCTGCTTATTAATCAATATGCAAATAATGTACACCTTGATACTGATGCAATTATTTTAGGAGAGCTTGCATTTGCACCATTCCATCGCATCTACATTTTGGGATATGATTGCGGACCTGTAGCACTAGCAACAATGAGTTGCATTACAATTATAAATATCTTGTACGTATACTATTTTTATAAAGAATTAAAAATAACAACTTTTGACCCTGCTTATGCAACAACTATTGACTACAACGCATCATGGTTCCATTATTCTCTTATGATTATAACAAGCATTACTATTATCAATGCGTTTCAAACTACCGGCACAATTTTAGTTATATCGTTTATCATTACTCCACCAGCCACTGCATACCTCATAACAAAAAAACTTGATGAAATGATTATTGCAAGCTGCTTACTTTCAATAGTAGGAGTAGGTATTGGATTTATCATAGCTCATCATTATAACAGCTCAATAGCAGGATCAATTGCTCTTGCAAATGGCTGTATGTTTTTCATCACGATGCTAGCAGTTAAAATTAGTATCCAAGTTATATAA